In Desulfobacterales bacterium, the following are encoded in one genomic region:
- a CDS encoding AAA family ATPase, whose amino-acid sequence MYKQYFRLRENPFNLAPSPAYFYLSSGHEEALAHLKYGILEGEGFISITGKTGVGKTLTCMMLIASLAEKIEAAYISNPLLSSNQLYRKISEKFKIGDGERNGKYLLNDFYSFLIRKKVSGKRVVLFIDEAQKLEKDAIEQIRLLSNLETNRDKLLQIVLVGQPGLTEMLNSYELRQIGQRISVNYCINPLTYFETEKYILHRLKIASQSTLVQFDQSVFRQIFRYSSGIPQLINIACDKVLSTSFSYSQRRITGDTAKAALSQLPGKANGNRWLNYLAENQSKLIIAGSCVILFLAGVYLTKFISSNNELKFKKPIQVSTVQQEPPELFKLDSRSWKRETIPNVANNSTASHKSVRIAGLKFSQPQKAAEEAHVGSKMTHSVQVGAFLNKTNAERIKGLLKRKGYDAQIIIFADSKKRNWHTVRIGNYPSSEIAKKYSNAFTSKEKLESAVVPVDSL is encoded by the coding sequence ATGTACAAACAGTATTTTAGATTAAGGGAAAATCCATTTAACCTTGCCCCAAGTCCCGCTTATTTTTATTTAAGCTCGGGTCATGAAGAGGCTTTAGCCCATTTGAAATATGGTATTTTGGAAGGAGAAGGTTTTATTTCAATAACCGGAAAAACAGGTGTTGGCAAAACACTTACCTGTATGATGTTAATCGCAAGTTTAGCTGAAAAAATCGAAGCTGCTTATATTTCTAACCCCCTATTAAGTTCAAATCAATTATACAGGAAAATCAGCGAAAAATTTAAGATAGGCGATGGTGAACGCAATGGCAAATATCTTCTGAATGATTTTTATTCATTCCTGATTAGAAAAAAGGTTAGTGGAAAAAGAGTTGTCCTTTTTATTGATGAGGCTCAAAAACTTGAAAAAGACGCTATAGAACAGATTAGACTGCTCTCAAACCTTGAAACCAACCGAGATAAGCTTTTGCAAATTGTATTGGTTGGTCAACCCGGTCTAACAGAGATGCTAAACTCTTATGAACTCAGGCAGATTGGTCAGCGAATATCGGTTAACTATTGCATTAATCCACTAACATATTTTGAGACCGAAAAATATATTCTCCACCGCCTAAAGATTGCATCCCAATCGACTTTGGTTCAGTTTGATCAATCTGTTTTTCGTCAAATTTTTAGATATTCCAGTGGCATTCCACAATTAATCAATATTGCATGTGACAAAGTACTCTCAACTTCATTCAGCTACAGTCAAAGAAGGATTACAGGAGACACTGCTAAAGCTGCGTTAAGTCAATTGCCTGGCAAGGCAAATGGTAATAGATGGCTTAATTATTTGGCAGAGAATCAGTCAAAATTGATCATAGCTGGTAGTTGCGTCATTCTTTTTTTGGCTGGCGTATATTTAACAAAGTTTATTAGTTCAAATAATGAATTAAAATTCAAAAAACCAATTCAAGTTTCAACAGTTCAACAAGAGCCCCCGGAATTATTTAAATTAGATTCTCGATCTTGGAAACGAGAAACTATTCCTAATGTTGCTAATAATTCAACAGCCTCGCACAAATCAGTAAGAATAGCAGGTCTCAAGTTTTCTCAACCACAAAAAGCAGCCGAAGAAGCTCATGTAGGTTCCAAAATGACCCACTCGGTTCAGGTGGGTGCATTTCTAAATAAAACTAATGCGGAAAGGATTAAGGGCTTATTGAAAAGGAAAGGTTACGATGCCCAGATTATCATCTTTGCGGACTCTAAAAAGCGGAACTGGCATACAGTTCGCATTGGGAACTATCCTTCCAGCGAAATTGCCAAAAAGTATTCAAACGCCTTTACTTCCAAAGAAAAACTTGAATCGGCTGTAGTGCCGGTTGATAGTCTATAA